One segment of Panulirus ornatus isolate Po-2019 chromosome 2, ASM3632096v1, whole genome shotgun sequence DNA contains the following:
- the LOC139755377 gene encoding uncharacterized protein: MKTLVTAAATLAALCLAVGSAEPLPAASVVYGRSYTGGYGVSPYYGAYRSKRSADADPSFGFHGGYSGGYTGYGVSPYYGAYRSKRSADADPSFGFHGGYSGGYTGYGVSPYYGAYRSKRSADADPSYGFHGGYSGGYTGYGVSPYYGAYRSKRSADADPSFGFHGGYSGGYTGYGVSPYYGAYRSKRSADADPSLGLYGGYPYGSYPRYVSHGGASYGR, encoded by the exons ATGAAGACTTTG gttactgctgctgctacactagCGGCCCTGTGCTTGGCTGTGGGGAGCGCCGAACCCTTACCGGCTGCTAGCGTTGTCTATGGTAGGAGTTATACAGGAGgctatggtgtctctccttactatggagcctaccgtagcaagaggagcgctgacgccgaccccagttttggtttccacggaggttatagtggaggttatactggttatggtgtctctccttactatggagcctaccgtagcaagaggagtgctgacgccgaccccagttttggtttccacggaggttatagtggaggttatactggttatggtgtctctccttactatggagcctaccgtagcaagaggagcgctgacgccgaccccagttatggtttccacggaggttatagtggaggttatactggttatggtgtctctccttactatggagcctaccgtagcaagaggagcgccgacgccgaccccagttttggtttccacggaggttatagtggaggttatactggttatggtgtctctccttactatggagcctaccgtagcaagaggagcgccgACGCCGACCCCAGTTTGGGCTTGTACGGAGGCTATCCTTATGGATCCTATCCTAGGTACGTTAGCCACGGTGGGGCAAGCTACGGTCGTTAA